One Candidatus Rokuibacteriota bacterium genomic window carries:
- a CDS encoding helix-turn-helix domain-containing protein, which produces MNARSDGFPIGALSKQTGCNIETIRYYEKAGLLPVPARSPAGYRRYASTHLKRLTFIRRARALGFSIEEVRTLLKLADERKRPCAEVRVVAGVHLKDVQAKIADLRAMERVLRETVAKCASGRSPDCPLIESLSREGPGNPSTLTASHFRAHRKVSEPVNRD; this is translated from the coding sequence ATGAACGCCAGATCAGATGGGTTCCCCATCGGAGCCCTGTCCAAACAGACGGGCTGCAACATTGAAACCATCCGCTACTACGAGAAAGCCGGACTCTTACCCGTCCCCGCGAGGAGTCCCGCGGGCTATCGGCGATACGCCAGCACGCACCTCAAGCGCCTCACCTTCATCCGCCGTGCACGGGCGCTCGGCTTTTCCATCGAAGAGGTGCGGACGCTTCTCAAACTCGCCGATGAGCGCAAACGGCCGTGCGCTGAGGTCCGGGTCGTGGCCGGGGTACACCTGAAGGATGTCCAAGCCAAAATCGCAGACCTTCGAGCCATGGAGCGCGTCCTCCGGGAGACCGTCGCCAAGTGTGCGAGCGGCAGGAGTCCCGATTGTCCGCTCATCGAGTCCTTGTCTCGAGAGGGCCCGGGCAATCCCTCCACGTTGACGGCGAGCCATTTCCGGGCGCATAGGAAGGTGTCGGAACCAGTCAACCGGGACTGA
- a CDS encoding SUF system NifU family Fe-S cluster assembly protein, producing the protein MSDLRELYQEVILDHNRRPRNFQKLEGANRTAEGYNPLCGDQITVYLRLEDGVVRGVSFEGSGCAISKASASMMTAALKGKTAAEAATLFKAFHAMVTADLGATFDPLELGKLAAFAGVHEFPIRVKCATLPWHTLRAALEGGQETVSTE; encoded by the coding sequence ATGTCTGATCTTCGCGAACTCTACCAGGAGGTCATCCTCGACCACAATCGGAGACCGCGCAACTTCCAGAAGCTGGAGGGGGCGAATCGGACGGCGGAAGGCTACAACCCGCTGTGCGGCGACCAGATCACCGTCTACCTGCGCCTGGAGGATGGCGTGGTCCGAGGCGTGAGTTTTGAAGGCTCGGGCTGCGCGATCTCGAAGGCCTCGGCGTCGATGATGACGGCGGCGTTGAAGGGAAAGACCGCGGCGGAGGCTGCGACGCTGTTCAAGGCCTTCCACGCCATGGTCACCGCAGATCTCGGCGCGACATTCGATCCCCTTGAACTTGGAAAGCTCGCCGCCTTCGCCGGCGTGCACGAGTTTCCCATTCGAGTCAAATGCGCCACCCTGCCGTGGCACACCCTGCGTGCCGCGCTTGAGGGCGGGCAGGAGACCGTTTCGACGGAGTAG
- the merB gene encoding organomercurial lyase: MTLQIKTAAGLVDPALEARWTTRRLARETEILQAILRAFVERPDPIVVEEFIRAFPERAPDDTRAALTRLDEDDLIEIRDGRVDLAYPFSATPTSFVVHLSGRGDRYVCCAIDALGVAPMLGSRCASGRAAIIAGSPLSCQPIHSGRGRAPKGSWSGRENDATASGGPRPQPERPSTSSGRKSI, from the coding sequence ATGACACTCCAGATCAAGACCGCAGCGGGGCTGGTGGACCCGGCGCTGGAAGCGCGATGGACCACACGGCGCCTGGCGAGGGAGACCGAAATCTTACAAGCCATCCTGCGAGCGTTCGTCGAGCGGCCCGACCCCATCGTGGTTGAGGAGTTCATCAGGGCCTTCCCCGAGCGAGCCCCGGACGATACTCGAGCGGCCCTGACGAGGCTGGACGAGGACGACCTGATCGAAATCCGCGATGGTCGCGTGGACTTGGCGTATCCGTTTTCGGCCACGCCCACATCCTTTGTCGTCCATCTATCCGGACGCGGAGACCGCTACGTCTGCTGCGCCATCGACGCGTTGGGAGTGGCGCCGATGTTGGGGAGTCGGTGCGCATCCGGTCGCGCTGCCATCATTGCGGGGAGCCCATTGAGTTGTCAGCCGATCCATTCGGGCCGGGGTCGGGCGCCGAAGGGGTCATGGTCTGGGCGGGAAAACGATGCGACGGCGAGCGGCGGGCCTCGACCTCAACCTGAACGACCCTCAACTTCTTCCGGTCGGAAGAGCATATGA
- a CDS encoding sulfurtransferase TusA family protein: MAAPSRPGSATDPDVAQPIAPDKSIDCIGFFCPIPILKTREAMKSLAVGQILEMLSDDTSSDPDMKSWAQRTGNELVEISRNGAVYRFLVRKVR, from the coding sequence ATGGCCGCGCCCTCACGTCCCGGAAGCGCCACCGATCCGGACGTGGCGCAACCGATCGCGCCCGACAAGAGCATCGACTGCATCGGGTTCTTTTGCCCCATCCCCATCCTTAAGACCAGGGAGGCGATGAAGTCCCTGGCCGTGGGGCAGATCCTGGAGATGCTCTCCGACGATACCAGCTCCGATCCCGACATGAAGAGCTGGGCGCAGCGAACGGGTAACGAACTCGTTGAAATCAGCCGAAATGGAGCGGTGTATCGTTTCCTCGTCCGGAAAGTCCGGTAG
- a CDS encoding NifU family protein, with translation MSDESARSDGEQGEDSRIRVKVQDLLDTAINPAVAGHGGVVSLVDVKGKMVYLQMGGGCQGCGMADVTLKQGIETMIREELPEVVDIIDVTDHAAGENPYSAASKK, from the coding sequence GTGTCCGATGAGAGCGCGCGGAGTGATGGGGAGCAGGGAGAGGACTCCCGGATCAGAGTGAAGGTCCAAGACCTGCTCGACACGGCGATCAACCCCGCCGTCGCCGGCCACGGCGGCGTGGTGTCGCTCGTCGACGTCAAGGGCAAGATGGTCTACCTCCAAATGGGCGGTGGCTGTCAGGGGTGCGGCATGGCCGACGTCACGCTGAAGCAGGGCATCGAGACGATGATCCGGGAGGAGCTTCCCGAGGTCGTCGACATCATCGACGTGACCGACCACGCCGCCGGGGAGAACCCGTACTCCGCTGCTTCGAAGAAGTAG
- a CDS encoding rhodanese-like domain-containing protein — protein MNEITPQELKARLDRRDPVVLLDVRQDWETKLCRLENAVHIPIEEIEHRTEELNPEDEVVVYCHVGQRSAAVAEYLAQLGFKNAKNLLGGLDYWAQSVDPAMTRY, from the coding sequence ATGAATGAGATCACCCCGCAGGAACTCAAAGCCCGGCTTGACCGGCGCGATCCCGTCGTCCTCCTGGACGTCCGACAGGACTGGGAGACGAAGCTCTGCCGGCTGGAGAACGCGGTCCACATCCCGATCGAGGAGATCGAGCACCGGACCGAGGAGCTGAACCCCGAGGATGAGGTCGTGGTGTACTGCCACGTGGGCCAGCGTAGCGCGGCCGTCGCCGAGTACCTGGCTCAGCTCGGCTTCAAGAACGCGAAGAACCTGCTGGGCGGCCTGGACTACTGGGCGCAGAGCGTGGATCCCGCCATGACGAGATATTGA
- a CDS encoding rhodanese-like domain-containing protein, giving the protein MGADHITKDMMMQEILAVFPGAQRALFSRYHIGGCSSCGFQPTETLEQVGASHNVPDVEEAIRYLEQSRERERDIQIRPEELASALKAGQKLQLLDVRTPEEHKTARIEGARLVPEAFAKEILEHWPKDTSIVVHCHVGERSVEAAFFLIGQGFTNVRSLAGGIDAWSAQVDPAVPRYAAAAAHSK; this is encoded by the coding sequence ATGGGTGCCGACCACATCACCAAAGACATGATGATGCAGGAGATCCTCGCCGTCTTCCCCGGGGCTCAGCGCGCCCTGTTCAGTCGTTATCACATCGGAGGGTGCAGCAGTTGCGGGTTCCAACCGACGGAGACGCTGGAGCAGGTCGGCGCGAGCCACAACGTCCCGGACGTTGAGGAGGCCATCCGCTATCTCGAGCAGAGCCGCGAGCGGGAGCGGGACATCCAGATCCGGCCGGAGGAGCTGGCGAGCGCGTTGAAGGCCGGCCAGAAGCTTCAGCTCCTGGACGTGCGGACGCCGGAGGAACACAAGACCGCCCGCATCGAAGGAGCGCGGCTTGTCCCGGAGGCCTTCGCCAAGGAGATCCTTGAGCATTGGCCGAAGGACACCTCAATTGTGGTCCACTGCCATGTCGGAGAGCGGAGCGTCGAGGCGGCCTTCTTTTTGATCGGCCAGGGGTTCACCAACGTCAGGAGCCTGGCGGGTGGAATCGACGCCTGGTCGGCTCAGGTAGATCCCGCTGTCCCGAGGTACGCGGCGGCCGCCGCCCACTCGAAGTGA
- a CDS encoding CUAEP/CCAEP-tail radical SAM protein, with product MRGPGAILLVSCYELGHQPLALAWPLGFLERAGFTPEVLDIAVERFDRDKAARARFVGISVPMHTALRLGVRVAEEVRRKNPGCHICFYGLYASLNADYLLGHVADSVIGGEFETALVALVEALEEGRAGVVDGVHRRGQPGGPVLKRLRFPVPNRDGLPGLEKYARLERDGARALVGYVEASRGCLHMCLHCPIPPVYGGRFFVVPKDIVLEDIRRLVRSGASHITFGDPDFLNGPGHSLAIVRAMHLGFPTLTFDFTAKVEHILERRVIFPELAVLGCVFMISALESLSDTVLANLEKGHTRGDVLTALEIVRAAGIAFRPTWVAFTPWSTLDDYLDVLEFVEAEGLIDHVDPVQYTIRLLVPPGSALLERPAVRPFLGPLDQASFTYRWAHPDLRMDNLHRAVSLTVEEATRVEEDPAITFFRVRELAETMAGRPRGGSGRRAPMGGRRRPPRLTEPWFC from the coding sequence CTGCGGGGGCCGGGCGCGATCCTGCTCGTCTCCTGCTACGAGCTTGGCCACCAGCCGCTCGCCCTCGCCTGGCCGCTCGGATTTCTGGAGCGCGCGGGGTTCACCCCGGAGGTGCTGGACATCGCCGTCGAGCGCTTCGATCGGGACAAGGCGGCCCGAGCGCGCTTCGTCGGGATCTCGGTCCCGATGCACACGGCATTGCGGCTCGGCGTCCGCGTGGCCGAAGAGGTCCGTCGGAAAAACCCGGGGTGTCACATCTGCTTCTATGGGCTCTACGCCTCCCTCAACGCCGACTACCTGCTCGGCCACGTAGCCGATTCGGTGATCGGGGGCGAGTTCGAGACGGCGCTGGTCGCGCTCGTCGAGGCGCTTGAGGAAGGTCGGGCGGGGGTCGTCGATGGGGTCCACCGGCGGGGCCAGCCGGGAGGCCCCGTCCTCAAACGGTTGCGGTTCCCGGTCCCGAATCGGGATGGGCTGCCGGGACTCGAGAAGTACGCCCGTCTGGAGCGCGACGGCGCCCGCGCGCTGGTCGGTTACGTGGAGGCGAGCCGCGGCTGCCTCCACATGTGCCTTCACTGCCCCATCCCGCCCGTCTATGGCGGCCGGTTCTTCGTGGTTCCCAAGGACATCGTCCTCGAGGACATCCGGCGCCTGGTCCGCTCGGGCGCGAGTCACATCACGTTTGGCGATCCGGACTTCTTGAACGGGCCCGGTCACTCGCTCGCGATCGTGCGCGCGATGCATCTCGGGTTCCCGACGCTCACCTTCGACTTCACCGCCAAGGTAGAGCATATCCTCGAGCGGCGGGTGATCTTTCCCGAGCTCGCGGTGCTCGGCTGTGTGTTCATGATCTCCGCGCTCGAATCGCTCAGCGACACGGTGCTGGCGAACCTCGAGAAAGGGCACACGCGCGGCGACGTCCTCACGGCGCTCGAGATCGTCCGGGCGGCCGGCATCGCGTTCCGGCCCACGTGGGTCGCGTTCACTCCGTGGTCGACGTTGGATGACTACCTCGACGTCCTCGAGTTCGTCGAGGCCGAGGGGCTCATCGATCACGTGGACCCGGTGCAATACACGATCCGGCTTCTTGTCCCGCCGGGCTCCGCGTTGCTCGAGCGGCCGGCGGTCCGGCCGTTTCTGGGGCCGCTCGACCAGGCCTCGTTCACGTATCGCTGGGCTCACCCGGATCTCCGTATGGATAACCTCCACAGGGCCGTCAGCCTGACGGTCGAAGAGGCGACGCGAGTGGAAGAGGACCCGGCGATCACGTTCTTCCGGGTGCGCGAGCTGGCCGAGACCATGGCCGGCCGGCCACGCGGGGGAAGCGGAAGGCGGGCACCCATGGGCGGCAGGCGCCGGCCACCGCGGCTCACCGAGCCGTGGTTCTGCTGA
- a CDS encoding iron-sulfur cluster assembly protein, translating into MDTTPVNPVVIEAKVVEALQTVFDPEIPVNIWEVGLIYEIKVDPSGAVGVRMTLTSPNCPSAAELPVEVETKVKAVPGVTAAKVDVVFDPPWCTDMMSEAAKLTLGMM; encoded by the coding sequence ATGGACACCACGCCCGTGAACCCCGTTGTGATCGAGGCCAAGGTCGTCGAGGCCCTGCAGACGGTCTTTGACCCGGAGATCCCCGTCAACATCTGGGAAGTCGGACTGATCTACGAGATCAAGGTGGACCCCTCAGGCGCCGTCGGAGTCCGGATGACCCTCACCTCGCCCAACTGCCCGTCCGCGGCGGAGTTGCCGGTGGAAGTGGAGACCAAGGTGAAGGCTGTTCCCGGCGTGACGGCGGCCAAGGTCGACGTCGTCTTCGATCCACCCTGGTGTACGGACATGATGTCCGAAGCAGCCAAGCTCACGCTGGGCATGATGTGA
- a CDS encoding cysteine synthase family protein, which translates to MTQAAAGVTESTVLSAIGHTPLMRLATIPRDLSGVEIYAKAEWLNPGGSVKDRPALNMVLAGERSGALRSGKIILDATSGNTGIALAMIGAARRYRVRLCLPANASEEREKILAAYGADLVLTDPLEMTDGAIRKARALAAADPERYFYADQYNNPANWQAHYETTAPEIWGQTGGRVTHFVAGVGTGGTFVGTARRLIEFNPSVRLIEFQPDRPLHGIEGLKHMPSSLVPGIYDPTLANESLAIATEDAYEMAVRLAREEGLFVGISSGAAMAAALTVARRVREGVIVTVFPDGGGKYLGADIFRGKPDE; encoded by the coding sequence ATGACGCAGGCAGCGGCTGGCGTCACAGAGAGCACGGTCTTGTCCGCCATCGGCCACACGCCGCTCATGCGGCTCGCCACCATCCCGCGGGACCTCTCGGGAGTCGAGATCTACGCCAAGGCGGAATGGCTGAACCCAGGAGGGTCGGTCAAGGACCGGCCGGCCCTGAACATGGTGCTCGCCGGGGAGCGAAGCGGCGCCCTGCGGTCGGGGAAGATCATCCTGGATGCCACGAGCGGGAACACCGGGATCGCCCTCGCCATGATCGGGGCCGCCCGGCGCTACCGGGTACGGCTCTGCCTGCCGGCGAATGCCAGTGAGGAGCGGGAGAAGATCCTGGCCGCGTACGGGGCCGACCTGGTCCTGACCGACCCCTTGGAGATGACGGACGGCGCCATCCGAAAGGCCAGGGCGCTCGCCGCCGCCGATCCCGAGCGCTACTTCTATGCGGATCAGTACAACAATCCAGCGAACTGGCAGGCCCATTACGAGACGACGGCGCCCGAGATCTGGGGCCAGACCGGGGGTCGGGTCACCCACTTCGTCGCCGGCGTGGGCACAGGCGGGACCTTCGTCGGCACCGCCCGGCGGCTGATCGAGTTCAACCCCTCGGTCCGGCTGATCGAGTTCCAGCCCGATAGGCCGCTACACGGGATCGAGGGCTTGAAGCATATGCCGAGCAGCCTCGTGCCCGGAATCTATGATCCCACGCTCGCCAACGAGAGCCTCGCGATCGCCACCGAAGACGCCTACGAGATGGCCGTGCGACTCGCCCGCGAGGAAGGGCTCTTCGTCGGGATCTCGTCGGGGGCGGCCATGGCCGCGGCGCTCACCGTGGCCCGGCGGGTTCGTGAGGGCGTCATCGTCACCGTCTTCCCCGATGGCGGAGGGAAATATCTGGGCGCCGACATCTTCAGGGGAAAGCCAGATGAATGA
- a CDS encoding non-heme iron oxygenase ferredoxin subunit, protein MPNFLKVATTNELEDQQGKLVEVDGQKIALFRLGEAFYALSDTCTHRGGPLSEGTVEGTEVTCPWHGARFDVKTGAVLGPPAGREVKSYPVQVTGADVEIEV, encoded by the coding sequence ATGCCCAATTTCCTGAAGGTGGCCACGACCAATGAGTTGGAAGACCAGCAGGGCAAGCTGGTCGAAGTGGACGGCCAGAAGATCGCCCTCTTTCGGCTGGGGGAAGCGTTCTACGCGCTGAGTGACACCTGCACGCATCGAGGAGGGCCACTGTCCGAAGGGACGGTTGAGGGAACCGAAGTGACTTGTCCCTGGCACGGGGCGAGGTTCGACGTCAAGACCGGGGCCGTCCTGGGGCCGCCGGCGGGACGAGAGGTCAAGAGCTACCCGGTGCAGGTCACCGGCGCCGACGTCGAGATCGAGGTGTGA
- a CDS encoding cysteine desulfurase, producing the protein MRATPELNLPVPGPDAHPAFDVGRIRADFPLLRQQIHGKPLVYLDNAATSQKPQAVIETLTRYYAEENSNVHRGVHLLSERATEAYEAGRATVQRFLNAADTREIIFVRGATEGINLVAQSYGRASIKPGDEIIISWMEHHSNIVPWQMLCEDKGAVLRVVPINDDGEVLLDEYARLLNPRTKFVALVHVSNALGTINPVKQMIEMAHRQRVPVLLDGAQAVAHLPVDVQELDCDFYVFSGHKVLGPTGIGILYGKTDFLEGMPPYQGGGDMILSVTFEKTRYNTLPYKFEAGTPHIAGVVGLGAALDYLRGIGLDRIAAYEQALLAYGTDVLSAIPGLRLIGTAKEKAGVLSFALEGIHAHDIGTILDQEGIAIRAGHHCAMPVMQRFGVPATARASLAFYNTRGELDALGRAIRKAIELFS; encoded by the coding sequence ATGAGAGCAACCCCTGAACTGAACCTGCCCGTGCCGGGGCCCGACGCGCACCCGGCCTTTGACGTGGGCAGAATCCGGGCCGACTTTCCCCTGCTGCGGCAGCAGATCCACGGCAAACCGCTCGTCTATCTCGACAACGCGGCGACGAGCCAGAAGCCGCAGGCCGTGATCGAGACGCTCACCCGGTACTACGCCGAGGAAAACTCGAACGTCCATCGCGGGGTCCACCTCCTGAGCGAACGGGCCACGGAGGCCTATGAGGCCGGGCGCGCCACTGTCCAGCGGTTTCTGAACGCCGCGGACACGCGCGAGATCATCTTTGTGCGGGGCGCCACCGAGGGGATCAACCTCGTCGCCCAGAGCTACGGGCGGGCGTCCATCAAGCCGGGCGATGAAATCATCATCTCCTGGATGGAGCACCACTCGAACATCGTCCCCTGGCAGATGCTCTGCGAGGACAAGGGCGCGGTGTTGCGCGTCGTTCCGATCAACGACGATGGCGAGGTGCTCCTCGACGAATACGCGCGGCTGCTGAACCCGCGAACGAAGTTCGTCGCGCTGGTGCACGTGTCGAATGCCCTCGGCACGATCAACCCGGTCAAACAGATGATCGAGATGGCCCATCGCCAGAGGGTTCCCGTGCTCCTCGATGGGGCGCAGGCGGTGGCTCACCTCCCGGTGGACGTCCAGGAGCTCGACTGCGATTTCTATGTGTTCTCGGGCCACAAAGTGCTGGGCCCCACCGGCATCGGCATCCTGTACGGCAAGACCGACTTCCTCGAGGGCATGCCCCCGTACCAGGGCGGCGGCGACATGATCCTCTCGGTCACCTTCGAGAAGACCCGCTACAACACGCTGCCGTACAAGTTCGAGGCGGGGACGCCCCACATCGCCGGCGTGGTCGGGCTCGGCGCGGCGCTCGACTATCTGCGGGGCATCGGACTCGACCGGATCGCCGCGTACGAGCAGGCGCTGCTCGCGTATGGGACCGACGTGCTGTCGGCCATCCCGGGCCTGCGCCTCATCGGGACGGCCAAGGAGAAGGCCGGCGTCCTGTCGTTCGCGCTCGAGGGTATCCACGCCCACGACATCGGCACGATCCTGGATCAGGAGGGGATCGCGATCCGCGCGGGCCATCACTGCGCGATGCCTGTGATGCAGCGGTTCGGTGTGCCTGCCACCGCGCGCGCGTCGCTGGCCTTTTACAACACGCGAGGAGAACTCGACGCGCTCGGCCGGGCGATCCGCAAGGCCATCGAACTGTTCAGCTGA
- a CDS encoding ATP-grasp domain-containing protein codes for MPRLLLLLPTTTYRTAAFLGAARKLGAEVVVASERAHVFQQAQPGRFLSLDFLHPDQAARQVVEFSATRRIDAVVGVDDATAVLAAVLSNALCLPHNPVRSTAAARDKYRMRTLLRGDGVPVPPYALRSFDDDPVVEAGRTVFPCVVKPLMLSASRGVIRADDEAQFVGAVRRLERILRTPEAAADGEAARQVLVEGFIPGREVALEGLLVKGELHVLALFDKPDPLDGPFFEETIYVTPSRLPVAVRAELASCTARAAQALGLRDGPVHTELRVNSYGPWVIELAARSIGGLCSRTLSFGTGLSLEELILRHALGMEIPSLERERRAAGVMMIPIPRAGVLKEIRGQTEARAVPGIDEVAITAHPGQELLPLPEGASYPGFIFARAESPERVEAALREAHRRLEFVVMAPRKPSEAVSP; via the coding sequence ATGCCACGGCTTCTCCTGCTCCTGCCGACCACGACGTACCGCACGGCGGCCTTCCTGGGCGCCGCCCGGAAGCTTGGCGCGGAGGTCGTCGTGGCCTCAGAGCGGGCCCACGTCTTCCAGCAGGCGCAGCCAGGCCGTTTCCTGTCGCTCGACTTCCTTCATCCCGACCAGGCTGCGCGCCAGGTCGTCGAGTTCTCCGCGACGCGCCGGATCGACGCCGTGGTGGGCGTGGACGACGCGACGGCAGTGCTGGCAGCGGTACTGTCGAACGCGCTGTGCCTCCCGCACAACCCCGTGAGGTCGACCGCGGCCGCGCGCGACAAGTACCGGATGCGAACGCTGCTCCGCGGAGACGGCGTTCCCGTGCCGCCGTACGCCCTGCGTTCCTTCGACGACGACCCGGTGGTTGAGGCGGGGCGGACGGTGTTTCCGTGCGTGGTCAAACCCCTCATGCTCTCGGCCAGCCGTGGGGTGATCCGGGCGGATGACGAAGCCCAGTTCGTCGGCGCGGTTCGCCGGCTCGAGAGAATCCTCCGGACGCCGGAGGCTGCCGCTGACGGCGAGGCCGCCCGGCAGGTTCTCGTGGAGGGCTTCATCCCCGGCCGGGAGGTGGCCCTGGAGGGACTGCTGGTGAAGGGCGAGCTGCACGTGCTCGCCCTCTTCGACAAGCCGGATCCTCTGGATGGCCCGTTCTTCGAGGAAACGATTTACGTGACGCCGTCGCGGCTGCCTGTAGCCGTCCGGGCCGAGCTTGCCTCATGCACGGCGCGCGCGGCCCAGGCGCTGGGCCTCCGGGATGGGCCTGTGCACACCGAGCTGAGGGTCAATAGCTACGGGCCCTGGGTGATCGAGCTCGCCGCACGCTCCATCGGCGGGCTGTGCTCCCGCACCCTCAGCTTCGGCACCGGCCTGTCGCTAGAGGAGCTGATCCTCCGTCACGCGCTCGGCATGGAGATCCCCTCGCTCGAGCGCGAGCGCCGTGCCGCCGGGGTGATGATGATCCCGATCCCGCGCGCCGGGGTGCTGAAGGAGATCCGCGGCCAGACGGAGGCCCGGGCCGTCCCGGGGATCGACGAGGTTGCCATCACGGCCCATCCGGGCCAGGAGCTCCTCCCGCTTCCGGAGGGCGCGAGTTATCCCGGGTTCATCTTCGCCCGCGCCGAATCGCCCGAGCGCGTCGAGGCGGCGCTTCGCGAAGCCCATCGCCGCCTCGAATTCGTCGTCATGGCGCCGCGAAAGCCGAGCGAGGCCGTCTCGCCGTGA
- the moaA gene encoding GTP 3',8-cyclase MoaA: MRPITDTFGRPLASLRVSVTDRCNLRCQYCMPEEEYVWLPRGDLLTFEEIRELVAILTELGADKVRLTGGEPLLRSDLPALVRMLAQIRGVKDLAMTTNGILLDEHARALCEAGLHRVTVSLDTLRPERFRALTRRDAHGRVLSGIEAVRRVGFRGLKIDTVVMRGVNEDELADLLEYGKGAGAEVRFIEYMDVGGATQWSRHKVFSRAEILEVLGRRYGRIDPIIEVSSAPAERFVLQDGTVFGIIASTTTPFCRTCDRSRLTADGQWYLCLYAQGGLDLRKPLRDGVSMEEIKALIASGWTRRRDRGAEERRELEALGVRGVLVQIEGLRKDPHLEMHTRGG, from the coding sequence ATGCGTCCAATCACCGACACCTTCGGCCGGCCCCTCGCCAGCCTCCGCGTATCGGTCACGGACCGCTGCAACCTCCGCTGTCAGTACTGCATGCCAGAGGAGGAGTACGTCTGGCTTCCCCGCGGAGACCTGCTGACGTTCGAGGAGATCCGCGAACTCGTCGCCATCCTCACGGAGCTTGGCGCCGACAAGGTGCGCCTCACCGGCGGCGAACCGCTCCTGCGCAGCGACCTTCCAGCCCTCGTGAGGATGCTTGCGCAAATCCGCGGGGTCAAGGACCTAGCCATGACGACCAACGGGATCCTGTTGGACGAGCATGCGCGGGCGCTCTGCGAGGCCGGCTTGCACCGCGTCACCGTCAGCCTGGATACGCTCCGCCCCGAGCGCTTCAGGGCGCTGACGAGACGGGACGCCCATGGAAGAGTGCTCAGCGGGATTGAAGCCGTCCGCCGGGTGGGCTTCAGAGGGTTGAAGATCGATACCGTGGTGATGCGGGGAGTCAACGAGGACGAGCTTGCCGATCTGCTGGAGTACGGCAAGGGAGCTGGCGCCGAGGTGCGCTTCATCGAGTACATGGACGTGGGCGGGGCGACGCAGTGGTCGCGCCACAAGGTCTTCTCCCGGGCCGAGATTCTTGAAGTTCTGGGTCGCCGGTATGGGCGAATCGATCCAATCATTGAGGTCAGCTCGGCCCCGGCGGAGCGGTTCGTCCTTCAGGACGGGACCGTGTTCGGCATTATCGCCTCGACAACCACCCCATTCTGCCGGACGTGTGACAGGAGCCGACTCACGGCAGATGGGCAGTGGTACTTGTGCCTCTACGCTCAAGGGGGGCTCGACTTGCGGAAGCCGCTGCGGGACGGGGTCTCGATGGAGGAGATCAAGGCCCTCATCGCGTCCGGGTGGACACGACGGCGAGACCGTGGAGCCGAAGAGCGAAGGGAGCTCGAAGCGCTGGGTGTCCGAGGCGTCTTGGTCCAAATCGAAGGCCTCCGAAAGGACCCTCACCTCGAAATGCACACGAGGGGAGGATAG